A window of Leclercia adecarboxylata contains these coding sequences:
- the urtA gene encoding urea ABC transporter substrate-binding protein: MHRRTLLKAFALSASVVAMGMSFSVQAADTIKIGIMHSLSGTMAISETPLKDVALMTIDEINAKGGVLGKKLEPVVVDPASNWPLFAEKARQLLSQDKVAAVFGCWTSVSRKSVLPVFEELNGLLFYPVQYEGEEMSPNVFYTGAAPNQQAIPAVEYLMSEDGGAAKRFFLLGTDYVYPRTTNKILRAFLHSKGVQDKDIEEVYTPFGHSDYQTIVASIKKFSAGGKTAVVSTINGDSNVPFYKELANQGVKATDVPVVAFSVGEEELRGIDTKPLVGNLAAWNYFESVDNPANQTFVAAYKNWAKTQKLPNADTVVTNDPMEATYVGIHMWAQAVEKAGTTDVDKVRAAMAGQSFKAPSGFTLTMDATNHHLHKPVMIGEIEGNGQFNVVWQTEEPVRAQPWSPYIAGNDKKPDTPIKTASN; this comes from the coding sequence ATGCATCGTCGTACCTTGTTAAAAGCCTTTGCTTTATCGGCCTCCGTGGTGGCCATGGGGATGAGTTTTAGCGTGCAGGCCGCCGACACCATAAAAATTGGCATCATGCATTCGCTCTCCGGGACGATGGCCATCTCCGAAACGCCGCTGAAAGACGTGGCGCTGATGACCATCGATGAAATCAACGCCAAAGGCGGCGTACTGGGCAAAAAACTGGAGCCGGTGGTGGTCGACCCGGCCTCTAACTGGCCGCTGTTTGCCGAGAAAGCCCGCCAGCTGTTAAGCCAGGATAAGGTGGCTGCGGTGTTTGGCTGCTGGACCTCGGTGTCGCGCAAATCGGTCCTGCCGGTGTTTGAGGAGCTGAACGGCCTGCTGTTCTATCCGGTGCAGTACGAAGGGGAAGAGATGTCCCCGAACGTTTTCTACACCGGGGCTGCGCCTAACCAGCAGGCTATTCCGGCGGTGGAATACCTGATGAGCGAGGACGGCGGGGCGGCGAAGCGCTTCTTCCTGCTGGGCACCGACTACGTCTACCCACGCACCACCAACAAGATCCTGCGCGCCTTCCTGCACTCGAAAGGGGTACAGGATAAAGACATCGAAGAGGTCTACACCCCGTTCGGCCACAGCGATTACCAGACCATCGTTGCCAGCATTAAGAAGTTCTCCGCTGGCGGCAAAACTGCGGTGGTCTCTACCATCAACGGCGACTCCAACGTGCCGTTCTACAAAGAGCTGGCGAACCAGGGGGTGAAAGCCACCGACGTGCCGGTCGTTGCCTTCTCCGTGGGTGAAGAGGAGCTGCGCGGTATCGATACCAAACCGCTGGTGGGTAACCTGGCGGCGTGGAACTACTTCGAATCGGTGGATAACCCGGCCAACCAGACCTTCGTGGCGGCGTACAAAAACTGGGCGAAAACGCAGAAGCTGCCGAACGCCGATACGGTCGTGACCAACGACCCGATGGAAGCCACCTACGTGGGGATCCATATGTGGGCCCAGGCGGTGGAAAAAGCCGGTACTACCGACGTGGATAAGGTGCGTGCCGCCATGGCGGGCCAGTCCTTCAAAGCCCCGTCGGGCTTCACCCTGACCATGGATGCCACCAACCACCATCTGCATAAACCGGTGATGATTGGCGAAATCGAAGGCAACGGCCAGTTCAACGTGGTGTGGCAGACCGAAGAGCCGGTACGCGCCCAGCCGTGGAGCCCATACATCGCCGGGAATGACAAAAAGCCCGACACGCCGATTAAAACAGCCAGCAACTGA
- the urtB gene encoding urea ABC transporter permease subunit UrtB, whose product MNVMRMIFALVWLAGLLPGMAQATDADNFVAASRSQQAVLLEQWAAAPDPARLPLLRALKQENLVVDDNKHAFTRQDGGVIALGEAARAQGSTKAVRLTNRLRVLAATALATHQLTGDSVTERLAAARQLQRDPQPQMLPFLQRQLVGEKDDAVRQVLSLAVASLQLTSPQPAVRKQAVTLLGESSDPEVQARLLPYTRAQTEPDAGVREAAAESLRQIQHRQTIGDLLGQAFMGLSLGSILLLAALGLAITYGLLGVINMAHGEMLMLGAYATWLVQQAMAQFTPQWLTFYPLVALPVAFMLTATVGMALERTVIRHLYGRPLETLLATWGISLMLIQLVRMLFGAQNLEVANPAWLSGGVQVYASLILPWNRLVVLGFVLLVLFFTWLILNKTRLGLNVRAVTQNRSMAACCGVPTGRVDMLAFGLGSGIAGLGGVALSQLGNVGPELGQGYIIDSFLVVVLGGVGQLAGSVAAAFGLGIFNKILEPQMGAVLGKIVILVAIVLFIQKRPQGLFALKGRVID is encoded by the coding sequence ATGAACGTCATGCGCATGATCTTCGCTCTCGTATGGCTTGCCGGGCTGCTGCCAGGGATGGCACAGGCAACGGACGCCGATAATTTTGTTGCCGCCAGCCGCAGCCAGCAGGCCGTACTGCTGGAGCAGTGGGCCGCCGCGCCGGATCCGGCCCGGCTGCCGCTCCTGCGCGCGCTGAAGCAAGAGAACCTCGTTGTCGACGACAACAAACATGCCTTTACCCGCCAGGACGGCGGGGTTATTGCCCTGGGGGAAGCCGCTCGGGCACAGGGCTCCACGAAGGCGGTGCGTCTCACTAACCGCCTCAGGGTGCTGGCCGCCACGGCACTCGCCACCCATCAACTTACAGGTGACAGTGTCACTGAAAGGCTGGCGGCCGCACGTCAACTGCAGCGCGACCCGCAGCCGCAGATGCTGCCCTTTTTACAACGCCAGCTGGTGGGCGAAAAAGACGATGCCGTGCGCCAGGTACTGAGCCTTGCCGTCGCCAGCCTGCAACTGACCAGCCCGCAACCTGCGGTGCGCAAGCAGGCCGTGACGCTGCTGGGTGAGTCGAGCGATCCGGAAGTGCAGGCCCGTCTGTTGCCCTATACCCGCGCGCAGACGGAGCCAGATGCCGGCGTGCGTGAAGCCGCCGCGGAAAGCCTGCGCCAGATCCAGCATCGCCAGACGATCGGCGACCTGCTGGGCCAGGCCTTTATGGGCCTCTCGCTGGGTTCCATTCTGCTGCTGGCGGCGCTCGGGCTGGCGATCACCTACGGCCTGCTGGGCGTGATTAATATGGCCCACGGGGAGATGCTGATGCTCGGGGCCTATGCCACCTGGCTGGTGCAGCAGGCGATGGCGCAGTTTACCCCGCAGTGGCTCACCTTTTACCCGCTGGTGGCGCTGCCGGTCGCCTTTATGCTGACGGCGACGGTGGGGATGGCCCTTGAGCGCACGGTGATCCGCCACCTGTATGGCCGACCGCTGGAGACGCTGCTCGCAACATGGGGCATCAGCCTGATGCTGATCCAGCTGGTGCGGATGCTGTTTGGCGCCCAAAACCTCGAAGTGGCCAACCCGGCGTGGCTCTCCGGGGGCGTGCAGGTGTATGCCAGCCTGATCCTGCCGTGGAACCGGCTGGTGGTGCTCGGCTTTGTCCTGCTGGTGCTGTTCTTCACCTGGCTCATCCTCAATAAAACCCGTCTGGGGCTGAACGTGCGGGCGGTGACGCAGAACCGCAGCATGGCGGCCTGTTGCGGGGTGCCCACCGGGCGCGTGGACATGCTCGCCTTCGGGCTGGGTTCCGGAATTGCTGGGCTCGGCGGGGTGGCGCTGTCGCAGCTGGGCAACGTCGGGCCGGAGCTGGGCCAGGGCTACATTATCGATTCCTTCCTGGTGGTCGTGCTTGGCGGCGTCGGGCAACTGGCCGGGAGCGTGGCGGCCGCCTTCGGGCTTGGGATTTTCAATAAAATCCTCGAGCCGCAGATGGGCGCCGTGCTCGGCAAAATCGTGATTCTGGTGGCGATCGTTCTGTTTATTCAGAAACGTCCGCAGGGGTTATTTGCACTGAAAGGGAGGGTAATCGACTGA
- the urtC gene encoding urea ABC transporter permease subunit UrtC, whose product MSQPMTLTLARKAPRSVSILGALILTALLVLPFLALLPASHPLAVSTWMLTLVGKILCYAIVAVALDLVWGYAGMLSLGHGLFFALGGYAMGMYLMRQAAGDGLPAFMSFLSWSELPWYWWGTQHFAWALALIVLVPGLLALLFGWFAFRSKIKGVYFSIMTQALTFAGMLLFFRNETGFGGNNGFTGFTTLLGFPVTATTTRIGLFIATVLLLAVSLAVGYALAKSKFGRILTAVRDAENRLTFCGYDPRGFKLLVWTLSAVLCGLAGALYVPQVGIINPGEMSPTNSIEAAIWVALGGRGTLIGPVVGAALVNGAKSLFTVVMPEYWQLFLGLIFIAVTLFLPHGVMGLLRKGDK is encoded by the coding sequence ATGAGCCAGCCAATGACCTTAACGCTGGCGCGCAAGGCGCCGCGCAGCGTATCGATACTCGGCGCCCTGATCCTGACGGCACTGCTGGTGCTGCCGTTTCTGGCCCTGCTGCCCGCCAGCCATCCGCTTGCCGTATCCACCTGGATGCTGACGCTGGTGGGTAAAATTCTCTGCTACGCCATTGTCGCGGTGGCGCTCGATCTGGTGTGGGGCTACGCCGGGATGCTGTCTCTCGGCCACGGCCTGTTTTTTGCCCTTGGCGGCTATGCCATGGGGATGTACCTGATGCGCCAGGCCGCAGGCGACGGTTTACCGGCCTTTATGTCGTTCCTCTCCTGGAGCGAGCTGCCCTGGTACTGGTGGGGTACCCAGCATTTTGCCTGGGCGCTGGCGCTGATTGTCCTGGTGCCGGGCCTGCTGGCGCTGTTGTTCGGCTGGTTTGCCTTCCGCTCAAAAATCAAAGGGGTCTATTTCTCCATCATGACCCAGGCGCTGACCTTCGCCGGAATGCTGCTGTTCTTTCGCAATGAAACCGGCTTTGGCGGCAACAACGGTTTTACCGGCTTCACCACGCTGCTGGGCTTCCCGGTTACGGCCACCACAACGCGTATCGGGCTCTTTATTGCCACCGTGCTGCTGCTGGCCGTGTCGCTGGCGGTGGGCTATGCGCTGGCGAAAAGCAAATTTGGCCGCATTCTGACCGCGGTGCGCGATGCGGAAAACCGCCTGACCTTCTGCGGCTACGATCCTCGCGGCTTTAAGTTGCTGGTCTGGACATTATCCGCCGTGCTGTGCGGGCTGGCCGGGGCGCTCTATGTTCCGCAGGTGGGGATCATCAACCCCGGCGAGATGTCGCCCACCAACTCCATTGAAGCGGCGATCTGGGTGGCCCTTGGCGGGCGCGGAACCCTGATTGGCCCGGTGGTAGGCGCTGCCCTGGTTAACGGGGCGAAAAGCCTCTTTACGGTGGTGATGCCGGAGTACTGGCAGCTGTTTCTGGGGCTGATCTTTATTGCCGTCACGCTGTTTTTACCGCACGGGGTCATGGGCCTGTTGCGCAAAGGGGATAAATGA
- the urtD gene encoding urea ABC transporter ATP-binding protein UrtD codes for MQPAEALFTRQLPGDRYRDQTDPVLQLEGINVSFDGFKALTDLSLNIGVGELRCVIGPNGAGKTTLMDVITGKTRPQSGRAIYDQSTDLTSLDSIAIARQGIGRKFQKPTVFEALTVWENLELAMKGDKSVWASLRARLNSEQGDRINEMLGLLRLGAERHRRAGLLSHGQKQFLEIGMLLVQEPHLLLLDEPAAGMTDAETEYTAELFRTLAGKHSLMVVEHDMGFVETIADRVTVLHQGRVLAEGSLREVQANEQVIEVYLGR; via the coding sequence ATGCAGCCAGCCGAAGCGTTATTCACCCGCCAGCTTCCCGGGGATCGCTATCGCGACCAGACCGACCCGGTGTTGCAGCTGGAGGGGATCAACGTCAGCTTTGACGGTTTTAAGGCCCTTACCGACCTGTCGCTGAACATCGGCGTGGGGGAACTGCGCTGCGTGATCGGCCCCAACGGCGCGGGCAAAACCACGCTGATGGACGTCATCACCGGTAAAACGCGCCCCCAGAGCGGGCGGGCGATTTACGATCAGTCCACGGATCTCACCAGTCTCGATTCGATAGCCATTGCCCGCCAGGGCATCGGGCGCAAGTTCCAGAAGCCGACCGTGTTTGAGGCGCTGACGGTATGGGAAAACCTCGAGCTGGCGATGAAGGGCGATAAATCGGTGTGGGCCAGCCTGCGCGCCCGGCTGAACAGCGAGCAGGGCGACCGCATCAATGAGATGCTGGGCCTGCTGCGGCTGGGGGCGGAGCGTCATCGCCGGGCGGGGCTGCTGTCCCACGGTCAAAAGCAGTTTCTGGAGATCGGCATGCTGCTGGTGCAGGAGCCGCATCTGCTGCTGCTCGATGAACCGGCCGCGGGGATGACCGACGCCGAAACCGAGTACACCGCGGAGCTGTTTCGCACTCTGGCGGGCAAACATTCGCTGATGGTGGTGGAGCATGACATGGGCTTTGTCGAAACCATTGCCGATCGCGTGACGGTTCTCCATCAGGGCCGGGTGCTGGCGGAGGGCTCGCTGCGCGAGGTGCAGGCCAACGAGCAGGTGATTGAAGTCTATCTTGGACGCTAA
- the urtE gene encoding urea ABC transporter ATP-binding subunit UrtE — protein sequence MLKVNELNQYYGGSHILRGVSFEALPGEVTCLLGRNGVGKTTLLKCLMGLIPARNGEILWQGKNITQARPHQRVQAGVAYVPQGRDIFPRLTVEENLLLGLSRFPAKEARQVPDEIWRLFPVLQEMKQRRGGDLSGGQQQQLAIGRALASRPQLLILDEPTEGIQPSVIKEIGQVIRQLANRGDMAILLVEQFYDFAAELADSYLLMSRGSIIQRGRGENMEQEGVRGLVAI from the coding sequence ATGCTTAAGGTTAACGAACTGAATCAGTATTACGGCGGGAGCCACATCCTGCGCGGGGTCAGTTTTGAGGCGCTGCCCGGCGAAGTCACCTGCCTGCTCGGGCGCAACGGGGTGGGTAAAACCACGCTGCTGAAGTGCCTGATGGGGCTGATCCCGGCGCGCAACGGCGAGATCCTCTGGCAGGGCAAAAACATCACTCAGGCCCGACCGCACCAGCGGGTGCAGGCGGGGGTGGCTTACGTGCCCCAGGGGCGGGATATTTTCCCCCGCCTCACGGTGGAGGAAAACCTGCTGCTGGGGCTGTCGCGATTCCCCGCCAAAGAGGCCAGGCAGGTCCCCGACGAAATCTGGCGGCTGTTTCCGGTTTTACAGGAGATGAAGCAGCGCCGGGGCGGCGATCTCTCGGGCGGCCAGCAACAGCAGCTGGCGATTGGCCGGGCGCTGGCCAGCCGTCCGCAGTTGCTCATTCTGGACGAACCGACGGAGGGCATTCAGCCGTCGGTGATCAAGGAGATTGGGCAGGTGATCCGCCAGCTCGCGAACCGGGGCGACATGGCGATCCTGCTGGTGGAGCAGTTCTATGACTTTGCCGCCGAACTGGCCGACAGCTATCTGCTCATGTCCAGGGGAAGCATCATCCAGCGCGGACGCGGCGAGAATATGGAGCAGGAGGGCGTTCGCGGCCTGGTGGCGATTTAA
- the zinT gene encoding metal-binding protein ZinT, with amino-acid sequence MAGHIGKFAMTLGALLVSGQLYAHSHGHQMTEAEQKAANGVFDDKDVKDRPLSNWDGVWQSVYPFLLSGDLDPVFKKKAEKDKSKTFEQVKAYYRTGYATDVETIGIENNVMEFHRGKNVASCEYVSNGYKILTYASGKKGVRYLFECKDASSQAPKFVQFSDHTIGPRQSSHFHIFMGNTSHEALLKEMDNWPTYYPNEMYKEQVVEEMLHH; translated from the coding sequence TTGGCAGGACATATTGGTAAATTTGCAATGACTCTGGGGGCGCTGCTGGTCAGCGGCCAGCTTTATGCCCATTCGCATGGACATCAGATGACCGAGGCGGAACAAAAAGCGGCAAACGGCGTATTCGACGATAAAGACGTCAAGGATCGCCCGCTCTCCAACTGGGACGGCGTCTGGCAGTCGGTTTATCCGTTTTTGCTGAGCGGCGATCTCGACCCGGTGTTTAAAAAGAAAGCCGAAAAAGACAAGAGTAAAACCTTTGAGCAGGTGAAAGCCTATTACCGTACCGGTTATGCCACCGACGTCGAGACCATCGGTATCGAAAATAACGTGATGGAATTTCATCGCGGGAAAAACGTCGCCAGCTGTGAATATGTCTCTAACGGCTACAAAATTCTGACCTACGCGTCCGGTAAAAAGGGTGTGCGCTATTTGTTTGAATGTAAGGACGCCAGCAGCCAGGCACCGAAGTTTGTCCAGTTCAGCGACCATACTATCGGCCCGCGCCAGTCCAGCCATTTCCATATCTTTATGGGCAACACTTCCCACGAGGCGTTATTAAAAGAGATGGATAACTGGCCAACCTATTATCCGAACGAAATGTATAAAGAGCAGGTGGTTGAGGAGATGTTGCACCATTAA
- the ydeE gene encoding efflux MFS transporter YdeE — protein MKHSLRRSTAALLASSLLLTIGRGATLPFMTIYLTRVYNMSVENIGYALTVALTIGVVFSLGFGILADKFDKNRYMLIAIIAVALGFLAIPLVNNVVLVVLAFSLINCAYSVFSTVLKAWFSDVLNPAEKARVFSLNYSFLNIGWTIGPPLSTLLVMYSLQLPFWVAAFCAALPLVLIQRYVKKSVAADAEQAPVPWQPSVLLRDRALLWYTLSGLLASYVGGSFASCISQYVLAADYDSDFAQNVVAVVLPVNAAMVVSLQYIIGRKLSARNIRPLMTLGTLFFVLGLAGFMLSGENLVYWGIAAAVFTIGEIIYAPGEYMLIDNIAPPGMKASYFSAQALGWLGAAFNPMITGLILTHLPHWSLFAIMMVAIVLAWLMILRGMQVKAWVEMPNLVSR, from the coding sequence ATGAAGCACTCTCTCAGGCGTTCAACCGCAGCGCTGCTGGCGTCATCGCTACTCCTCACCATTGGCCGCGGTGCCACGCTGCCGTTTATGACCATCTATCTGACCCGCGTCTATAACATGAGCGTGGAGAATATTGGTTATGCCCTGACGGTAGCCCTGACGATTGGGGTGGTGTTCAGCCTGGGTTTTGGCATTCTGGCCGATAAGTTCGATAAAAACCGCTACATGCTGATCGCCATTATCGCGGTGGCGCTGGGTTTCCTCGCGATCCCGCTGGTGAATAACGTGGTGCTGGTGGTGCTGGCCTTTTCGCTGATCAACTGTGCCTATTCGGTCTTTTCCACGGTGCTGAAAGCCTGGTTTTCCGACGTGCTGAACCCGGCGGAAAAGGCGCGGGTATTCTCCCTTAACTACAGCTTTCTGAATATCGGCTGGACCATCGGGCCGCCGCTCAGCACCCTGCTGGTAATGTACAGCCTGCAACTGCCGTTCTGGGTCGCGGCCTTCTGCGCTGCGCTGCCGCTGGTTTTGATTCAGCGCTATGTAAAGAAAAGCGTGGCGGCGGACGCTGAACAGGCCCCGGTGCCGTGGCAGCCGTCGGTACTGCTGCGCGACCGGGCGCTGCTCTGGTACACGCTCTCCGGGCTGCTGGCCTCCTACGTGGGCGGCTCGTTCGCCAGCTGTATTTCGCAGTACGTGCTGGCGGCGGATTATGACAGTGATTTTGCCCAGAACGTGGTGGCCGTAGTGCTGCCGGTGAACGCCGCGATGGTGGTCTCGCTGCAGTACATCATTGGCCGCAAGCTGTCGGCGCGTAATATCCGCCCGCTAATGACCCTCGGCACCCTGTTTTTTGTCCTCGGTCTGGCTGGGTTTATGCTCTCCGGTGAGAACCTGGTTTACTGGGGGATCGCCGCGGCAGTGTTTACCATCGGTGAAATCATCTATGCTCCGGGTGAATATATGCTGATCGACAACATCGCTCCTCCGGGTATGAAAGCCAGCTACTTCTCCGCCCAGGCGCTCGGCTGGCTCGGCGCGGCGTTCAACCCGATGATCACCGGGCTGATCCTGACCCATCTCCCGCACTGGTCACTGTTTGCGATCATGATGGTTGCCATCGTGCTGGCGTGGCTGATGATTCTGCGCGGAATGCAGGTGAAGGCGTGGGTTGAAATGCCCAATTTAGTATCGCGGTAA
- the eamA gene encoding O-acetylserine/cysteine exporter, protein MTRKDGLLALLVVVVWGLNFVVIKVGLHNMPPLMLAGLRFMLVAFPALFFVARPKIPFRLLLGYGLTISFGQFAFLFCAINFGMPAGLASLVLQAQAFFTIILGAVVFGERLQSKQLAGIALAVVGVLVLAEASLNGQHVALLGFLLTLAAAFSWACGNIFNKKIMQLEARPAVMSLVVWSALIPIVPFMLASYLLDGPTVMLNSLVTIDVTTILSLVYLAFVATIIGYGIWGTLLGRYETWRVAPLSLLVPVVGIASAALLLDEKLGALQLVGAVLVMAGLYINVFGFRVRRTARVRG, encoded by the coding sequence ATGACGCGCAAAGACGGGCTGCTGGCATTGCTGGTGGTGGTGGTTTGGGGGCTGAATTTTGTGGTGATCAAGGTCGGGTTGCACAATATGCCTCCGCTGATGCTGGCCGGTTTACGCTTTATGCTGGTGGCCTTCCCGGCGCTGTTCTTTGTTGCCCGTCCGAAGATCCCGTTTCGTCTGCTGCTGGGCTACGGCCTGACCATCAGCTTCGGCCAGTTCGCCTTCCTGTTTTGCGCCATTAACTTCGGCATGCCCGCCGGGCTGGCTTCGCTGGTGCTGCAGGCCCAGGCATTCTTTACCATCATTCTGGGGGCGGTGGTGTTTGGCGAGCGGTTGCAGAGCAAACAGCTGGCGGGTATCGCCCTGGCGGTAGTGGGCGTGCTGGTGCTGGCCGAAGCCAGCCTCAACGGGCAGCATGTTGCGCTGCTGGGCTTCTTGCTGACCCTGGCGGCCGCCTTCAGCTGGGCGTGCGGCAATATCTTCAACAAAAAGATCATGCAGCTCGAGGCGCGCCCGGCGGTCATGTCGCTGGTGGTGTGGAGCGCCCTGATCCCGATCGTGCCGTTTATGCTGGCGTCGTATCTGCTGGATGGCCCGACGGTGATGCTCAACAGTCTCGTAACCATTGACGTGACCACCATTCTGTCGCTGGTCTATCTGGCGTTTGTTGCCACCATCATCGGCTACGGTATCTGGGGCACGCTGCTCGGGCGCTATGAAACCTGGCGGGTGGCACCGCTGTCGCTGCTCGTCCCGGTTGTCGGGATCGCCAGTGCGGCGCTGCTGCTGGATGAAAAACTCGGTGCGTTGCAGCTGGTCGGGGCCGTTCTGGTGATGGCAGGACTCTATATTAATGTCTTTGGCTTTCGCGTACGCCGGACGGCGCGGGTGAGAGGCTAA
- the marB gene encoding multiple antibiotic resistance protein MarB, producing MKLFASAAFTALVLVSAQSFAEQTPSVPQPHSRDTMILPTANGQSPHDFNHMGAGSDKSDELGVPYYNQHN from the coding sequence ATGAAATTATTCGCATCCGCCGCCTTCACCGCCCTGGTGCTGGTCTCTGCTCAGAGTTTTGCGGAGCAAACGCCTTCTGTGCCGCAGCCACACAGCCGCGACACCATGATCCTGCCGACCGCAAACGGTCAGTCGCCCCACGATTTTAACCATATGGGCGCAGGCAGCGACAAATCCGACGAGTTAGGGGTGCCGTATTACAATCAGCACAATTAA
- the marA gene encoding MDR efflux pump AcrAB transcriptional activator MarA, translating into MSRRNTDAITIHSILGWIEDNLESPLSLEKVSERSGYSKWHLQRMFKKETGHSLGQYIRSRKLTEIAQKLKESNEPILYLAERYGFESQQTLTRTFKNYFDVPPHKYRITNMHGESRYLLPINHCNC; encoded by the coding sequence ATGTCCAGACGCAATACTGACGCCATCACTATTCATAGCATTTTGGGCTGGATCGAAGATAACCTGGAGTCGCCGCTCTCGCTTGAGAAAGTGTCTGAGCGTTCAGGTTACTCAAAATGGCACCTGCAACGGATGTTTAAAAAAGAGACCGGCCACTCATTAGGCCAGTACATCCGCAGCCGCAAATTAACGGAAATCGCACAGAAACTGAAGGAAAGTAACGAGCCGATCCTCTATCTGGCTGAGCGTTACGGGTTTGAATCGCAGCAGACGCTGACCCGCACGTTCAAGAACTACTTCGATGTGCCACCGCATAAATACCGTATTACCAACATGCACGGGGAATCCCGGTATCTGCTTCCGATCAATCACTGTAACTGCTAA
- the marR gene encoding multiple antibiotic resistance transcriptional regulator MarR, with product MKSTSDLFNEIIPLGRLIYMVNQKKDRLLNDYLSPLDITATQFKVLCSVRCEVCITPVELKKILSVDLGALTRMIDRLVCKGWIERRPNPNDKRGVLLQLTSDGAAMCEQCHQLVGQELHQELTKNLTADEVATLELLLKKILP from the coding sequence GTGAAAAGCACCAGTGACCTCTTTAACGAAATCATTCCGCTGGGTCGCCTTATCTATATGGTTAACCAGAAGAAAGATCGCCTGCTCAATGACTATCTGTCACCGCTGGATATCACCGCAACGCAATTTAAGGTGCTCTGCTCCGTGCGCTGCGAAGTGTGTATTACGCCGGTTGAGCTTAAGAAAATCTTATCCGTCGACCTTGGCGCGTTGACGCGAATGATCGACAGGCTGGTCTGCAAGGGCTGGATTGAGCGCCGCCCTAATCCGAATGACAAACGCGGCGTGCTGTTGCAACTGACCAGCGACGGCGCGGCAATGTGTGAACAATGTCATCAATTAGTAGGACAAGAACTGCACCAGGAACTAACAAAAAACTTAACGGCAGATGAAGTGGCAACTCTTGAGCTTTTGCTTAAGAAAATCCTGCCGTAA
- a CDS encoding MarC family NAAT transporter: MVDLIKAIGLGLVVLLPLANPLTTVALFLGLAGDMNRTERNHQSLMASVYVFAIMMVAYYAGQLVMNTFGISIPGLRIAGGLIVAFIGFRMLFPAQKATDTTDAQEALEDRPGRQAPNIAFVPLAMPSTAGPGTIAMIISSASTVRSGTDFPDWVVTVAPPLIFALIGVILWGCLRSSGAIMRWVGKDGIEAISRLMGFLLVCMGVQFIINGVLEIIKNYPA; encoded by the coding sequence ATGGTTGATTTAATTAAAGCAATTGGCCTTGGGCTGGTGGTTCTGCTGCCGCTGGCTAACCCATTGACCACCGTTGCGCTGTTCCTGGGCCTGGCGGGGGATATGAACCGTACTGAGCGTAATCATCAGTCGCTCATGGCGTCTGTTTACGTCTTCGCGATCATGATGGTGGCCTATTACGCCGGACAGCTGGTGATGAATACCTTCGGGATCTCTATTCCCGGTCTGCGTATCGCGGGTGGTCTGATCGTTGCCTTTATCGGTTTCAGAATGCTTTTCCCGGCGCAGAAAGCGACGGATACCACTGACGCGCAGGAGGCGCTTGAAGACAGACCGGGTAGACAGGCGCCAAATATCGCCTTTGTCCCGCTGGCGATGCCAAGCACCGCAGGCCCGGGTACCATCGCCATGATCATCAGCTCCGCCTCAACGGTGCGCAGCGGCACGGACTTCCCGGACTGGGTCGTGACGGTTGCGCCGCCGCTGATCTTCGCCCTTATCGGGGTGATCCTGTGGGGTTGTCTGCGTAGCTCAGGGGCGATTATGCGCTGGGTAGGCAAAGACGGTATCGAAGCGATCTCGCGTCTGATGGGCTTTTTGCTGGTCTGTATGGGCGTGCAGTTTATTATCAACGGCGTGCTGGAAATTATTAAAAACTATCCGGCATAA